The segment TCCTGCGACTAGGCGGCACCCAGGACATATTCAATTCAGTTAGCACGAGGTGAACAATTGAAAGCGGCAATTCTCGCTGGTTGCGGTGCGGAGATCGGGGCGAATCTCCTGATTCAAAATGATCCGGAAAAGGATGGTTTCGCGATCAAGGCGGTCGTCACCAATCCTCCTCCTGTTGACAAGCATTATCCCGAGCTGCGTCCGATCGACGGCATCGTCGCCCGCCTCGCCATGGCGCTGCCCGGTATCCAGTCCAGTGTCGACGTCGTGAGTGACGATACGCTCCGGATCGAGGGGCGCGAAGTCCGCTTCTATTTCGGCGACCTGGGCAAGGAACGTCCCCCCGTGGCCGAGCACTTCGACCTGGGCTTCATCGCGACCAGCAAGCTGGACATCGCCGATGACAGCCCGGTCGCCCGCAACATGAAGGAACTGGCCAGCGTGGTGCTGGGGGTGGCGGAGGCGGACGATCTTCCGAGCCTCTACGGGTGCCTGGCGGACCTGTCGAGCGATGAAATCGGCACGATCCACCGTACGGTGGTCGACACGGGCATGTATTGCCTGGGTTCCTGCCAGACGAACGGCATGCATGCGTCGTTGCGCGTTGTGGTCGAGGCGCTGAAGGCCATCGATCGCAACGCCAAGCATATCGTGGCGGTCGAGACGGATATCGTGCATCCCGATACCCCCAACGGCGTGCTCGGCACGCGCTCGTTCGAAGGGCGCATGCAGGACGCCCGCGACAATCTGCGCCCGAGCTTTTCCCAAATCGCGAAGAGCCAGCACAAGGTGATGCCGTGGGCGCCGCTGGTGAACACCGTATCGTTGCGAGCCCCCGTGCATGCGCCGGGGTATCAGATCAACCGTTTCGTCGTGAACGACGGCGGACAGTTGAACGCGGGTCTCCTCGAGGCGGCGATCGCGCGCGTGAGTGAGAAGCGCGGGTATGTCGTCAAGGCATCCCGGACGCCGCTGGGCAGCCGTGCATATGCCTACGAGCGCAGGTGCGCCACGATCGTGGCGGACGCCAACCACCTGCTGATTCTCCGGCCAGGGTATCTGGCGAATCAGGGGTTGAGTGAAATCATCATCCAGTCGTTCGTCAACAACACGGTCGGCTACTCGGCCGTCGTTCGGGCCGTGGCGCGCAGCATTGCTCTTGGCCAGCCAATTGCAACCTTCGGGAGGATTGAAAGATGACGGGTTCTCACACGGTGGATCTTCTGAGCTCCGGCTTTGTCGTGAAGACGGCGAGTTCCGAGACGTTCAACGGGAAATTGAAAGCGGAAGTCGATCAGATCCGGGCATTGCACAACATCTATCCGGAATTCATGGTTCCGGTCCTGCACGACGGGCTGGCCGCGGGGCGGCAGTTCTACATCCTCGAGAAAAAGGATGCGCTTCCGCTGTCGGAGATCGTGTTCGACGACCAGCGGCCGCTGGCTCAGCGCAGGATGATTGTTCATCACGCGCTGGGTGGCATCCAGAAGGCCATTGGCATGGAGATGAATGGCCAGGCGACGCTTGCCAACGACATGCCTGCCAGGTTGCTGGAGGAGTGGGAAGGCATCCGGTTCGCGCATGACCTGTTCGACAAGCAGATCCTGCTCAACGGTACCCGCTTCAACATGACCGGGCGCGATGTCTTTGAAAAAGCGCTTGTGCTGGCCCGCACCGAGACGTTCAGCGCGGTCGAGAAGGCCCACTTCAATTTTCACTTCGGCAACGTGCTGTACAACGAGGGCCGGTCCCAGGTCAGTTTCATCGATCCTGATTTCTCGGTGCGCGGCATCGATCCGTATTTCGGCTTCTCGAGATTTGCCTTTTCCTTCTGGCACGAGCTGGCGGCCGAGACGGAAGACGCTGTCAAGGTGGTGCCGATGTCGGATGCGCTCATGTTCGTGCTGAGAAAGCCGGACTACGGCAACATTCTCAGCGAGATTCCAGAGATCGGCAGGATCTCCGGCCTGCTTCCGTGGGTAGATGAGCACATGCAGAAGAAGTTCTATGTGCTGACGACCTACTGCTTCCTGAGGAGCATTCGTATCAACGGGAGCAAGGGGCAATGGAGCGTGCCCCGGTTCCCCGTCGTCGCCCGTCCCGAGGAAGTCCTGACGCTAGGACTGCTGGCCTATCTCGAAGGACCGAGCGTCGAGCCGGAAAGCATCCGCGCGTAATTCGCAGTCAATATAGGAAGATCAGGATATGTCGTCGGTGACCAATGCGGCAGAGCAAGGATTTGAGATACCGAGGCGCTATCTGGCGGCCGCGGCCATTTTGATTGGCGTCTTGATGGCGGCCCTCGACAGTTCCATCGTCAATATCGCGTTGCCCTCCATTTCGGAGGCATTGCGGGTCGATTCGGCCTCTGTCATCTGGGTGACCAACGGCTATCAGGTTGCCAGCGCGGCGACGATGCTGATTTGCGCGTCGCTGGGTTCAAGGATCGGGGAACGGCGCTTCTACACGGCAGGCATGGTGCTGTTTACGCTGTCGTCGCTCGGTTGCAGCCTCTCTCCGACCTTTGGCATGCTGGTCGCCATGAGAGTACTCCAGGGGGTGAGCTATGCGGTGATGATCAGTGTCGGGCTGGGGCTCTATCGGGTGATCTTTCCACCGAGTGCATTGGGAACGATATTCGGACTGAATGCGCTGGCGTTCGCGGTCGGTACGGCGATCGGCCCCGCGTTGGGCGGCCTGATCATCTCCTATCTGTCGTGGCCGTGGCTGTTCTACATCAACATCCCGCTGGGGGCGATCGCCATTGCGTTCTCGTTCATGTCCCTGGGGACCGATACCTACAAGGAGAAAGGCTTCGACTGGATCGGCGCGGTCACGTCGGCCGCGGCGTTCGGCCTGATGGCGATCTCCGTCGATCAGATCGGGCGATGGGACGACCGCACGGTTCTGCTCGGCGGGGCCGCGTCCGTCGTGTTGCTCTGCGTGTTCATCAAGGCGCAGACGCGGTCGAAGAGCCCGCTCCTGCCATTTGATATTTTCCGGTCCCGCCGTTATTCCTTCGCGGTGGTCTCGTCCATCACGATGTTCGTGTCGCAGGGGATGGCGCTCGTCGGGCTGCCGTTCGTGTTGCAACACGTCTACGCCTACTCGGTACTCGAATCGGCGTTCATCTTCACGCCATGGCCGATTGCCGTCGCGATCTGCGCGCCGATTGCCGGCCGGCTGTCGAATCGTTTCAACCCAACCCAGATATCCACGGTCGGCGTTGTGATTTTCTGCCTGGGCCTGGGCTCTCTTGTCATGCTGCCGGAGACCGCCACGGTCGCCGATTTCCTGTGGCGCGTGGCGACTTGCGGGATCGGGTATGGACTGTTCCTGCCGCCGAACA is part of the Burkholderia ubonensis subsp. mesacidophila genome and harbors:
- a CDS encoding aminoglycoside phosphotransferase family protein, with the protein product MTGSHTVDLLSSGFVVKTASSETFNGKLKAEVDQIRALHNIYPEFMVPVLHDGLAAGRQFYILEKKDALPLSEIVFDDQRPLAQRRMIVHHALGGIQKAIGMEMNGQATLANDMPARLLEEWEGIRFAHDLFDKQILLNGTRFNMTGRDVFEKALVLARTETFSAVEKAHFNFHFGNVLYNEGRSQVSFIDPDFSVRGIDPYFGFSRFAFSFWHELAAETEDAVKVVPMSDALMFVLRKPDYGNILSEIPEIGRISGLLPWVDEHMQKKFYVLTTYCFLRSIRINGSKGQWSVPRFPVVARPEEVLTLGLLAYLEGPSVEPESIRA
- a CDS encoding MFS transporter; translation: MSSVTNAAEQGFEIPRRYLAAAAILIGVLMAALDSSIVNIALPSISEALRVDSASVIWVTNGYQVASAATMLICASLGSRIGERRFYTAGMVLFTLSSLGCSLSPTFGMLVAMRVLQGVSYAVMISVGLGLYRVIFPPSALGTIFGLNALAFAVGTAIGPALGGLIISYLSWPWLFYINIPLGAIAIAFSFMSLGTDTYKEKGFDWIGAVTSAAAFGLMAISVDQIGRWDDRTVLLGGAASVVLLCVFIKAQTRSKSPLLPFDIFRSRRYSFAVVSSITMFVSQGMALVGLPFVLQHVYAYSVLESAFIFTPWPIAVAICAPIAGRLSNRFNPTQISTVGVVIFCLGLGSLVMLPETATVADFLWRVATCGIGYGLFLPPNNKEMFSNVEANRTVTASGVLSTARTAGQSIGAALVAVVIALLNGLTGHAGLHFAGYVFGLACAIAALSSLASMLRLHR